Part of the Octopus bimaculoides isolate UCB-OBI-ISO-001 chromosome 18, ASM119413v2, whole genome shotgun sequence genome is shown below.
TTTTATTGAGTCAAGAAACTAATATCTTTATTCTCAAAACTTCTTTAAAACAACTAATTTTCACCAAAATGCTTCACAGAAACGTTTTTCTTAATGAAATAAGAGGTTTCTTTTATACTACTTATATATTcaacatgtcttttatttttttatagttttgaaGTTGTTTTCTCTCCTCTAAGACACAACACCTGACTCTCTTACTGTGGTTGACAGAATGTCTTTGATAGAGGCAAATTAATTTGCATACATTTAGCCAATTGTTTCTGTAGATTCAGTTTATGAAAGGAGAATTCTCATTTATATGTTTCATAGTAGGTATGGAGCAGAAAAATTGCCCTgtgcaaaatatttgttgtttttgtggtggtggtggtcgtggtcatgGTGGAGTCACAGTAACGTGCCAGAACCTGGGTGTCTGCTAacaatttacttatatatatatatatattatattgattgtCCATTTTTTCTCTGTCCTTATCTCCCCCCCCCTTCCCTTCCACAGTTccttgaagaatgtttttttttgcaaggCCATTAGATCTTGTTATATGACTGGAAGCTAATGTGTTGCTGAATGATTTTACAAACCCACTCATTTATGATCCAGGTATAAAATCCCTAAGATGTTGCAATAGAATCACATTTCTAAGATCTGTTTCTTCCTCTGAATCACTGTCTTGAGAGTCTATATCTCACATGGATACAGGTAGATGGAAAGCACAAGTGTACACAAAAGTCTGTTTTTATTGTTCACAATGTGCCATTCTTATCTCTTCACATTGGTTTCGCTTTGATTGTCATTTTTTGTGTGATTCTTACCATGATTTCAGACCTTATTGACCATTGATATTAATTGCAGCCAGGTATATTTAAACTTTTCCAATATCTCTAATTTCACTCCTTATTACAAAGATGTCTGTTGAGATGGGACTGTTGGTATTTGTCTAGAGTTTAGTATTTACAGTCTTGACTCTTCCATCCCCTACGTAGATGCAAGTTTTACCAAGATTCTGAAGTAATTCAACCAATTTGTCTCCTCTTCCGACCATTCCATCAATGTCACTAGTAAATCTTGGATTTTTAATGTTCCTacctcaaaacaaaaaaaaagagtgtGCTCACAAAATCTTCAAAGCTATCATTCAGGATCCTTTTTTAGGAAGATTTTGAGGGAGGTAAGAGAGATGGATCATCCCTGACAAACTCCTACAGCGGTATGGCACCATTCTCCAATGGTGCCTTGCAGGAATACAGCACTGGCTACTTTGGTGTACAGTCATTGAATGGTTAAATTTGTTCATTGTGGCCCACAAGACAGTTTGTATACTGAAGCTATAAGCAAGAGGTTTGACTCCAGTCAGATAAATTAATTTGGGTGCCTCTGTCTGACAAGATACAATGATATCAAAACATTAACTGTCCCAACGTCTCTTTTGTTAATGAACCGAGTATGTTATGAACACAAATTCTTTGTAAAGAGGAAATCGTTTAAAGAGGAAGTCATCTAAAGAGGAAGTCGTTCTCCTGTAATGAAAAACAGCATTGATTCGCAGATTCACATTTGAATCTACTGgaatataaatatgcaaagcTACCACTTTGATTCTCACAGTTCACTATAGATATgacaatttattatatacataaatacatacatatatatatatatgcacattcacacataaatacacacacacacacacacataaatatatgcacattccAAGGGCTTTGTTTAGTAAATTTGTTCATAGTGTGTACTGGGTGGCTTTttttgtggcactggcacctgtgGGGTGGCCAAGTAATTTGCAAAACaggagaaaaaacaagaaaagagaaagcaaGGGAGAAAAGATAAAGATCCTCTCAACTACATGGCATGGGGGTAGTATTTGAGGGGGTGGAGATGAcatatttagacagacagacagacagactgactgactgactgactgattgattgatttctACATAGTACATGAGTGATTGATACATAGTACATGTAGCATTAGTTATACAGTAAAGGTGTCTGAAAATCCCAAAAGTACTCAATTTATCTGAAGACAGAGTGTGTTATTATTTCAGATTTAGATGACAACAAAGCTGCTTCTAGTATCTTTAATGTTTTGGGTGTAACAAAGTGATGGAATTGAAAAGATGGCAGTAAGGGTGGagttggtgggggggggcatgtgtgtgtttgtgatgatgGGTGAGGCCATGTGTGTGCTCGTATATGAATGAAGTGGTAAATTTAACATAACAAAtgtagtgttgtgtgtgtgtgtgtatttgaatgtatgttgGATTAGGAAttgaaaaaatatgtttattggtttgttttgttttgaacatTGCCAATAATGTTGCTCAGTGCTGTGGCATCAGCTGCCGTCTTCATGCTTCCACTTGCAATAATGATTTCATTGATTTCACTCATGACTTCACAGTTTTTCTACaattctataataataacaacagattaGTTCACTTCAACTGGCCTAAATCCACAAAGATTTAGAGATCAacctttttttcttgttgttttcctttcactTGTCTGTCTGTTAAAATTCAAGAGAACTTTTACCATGTCAGTCTCAACAAGCCATTCCCTATTATTCAGGAGACAACAttgcttcttttatttccaaccTAATTTTTTTGTAAATCATAATTTCATTCATTGTGCAATGtgtaattgagagagagagagagagagagagagagagagagagagagagagagtgagtgtgtggcAGCTGGCTGAGTAATGTGGTAAATTTTACAACcattaaacagtgtgtgtgtgtgtgtgtgtccaaaacatgtatatacacattaagtGATTACAAAGTCagtgtttaataaaatatatttccttttcaaaatttcatagaatcaacagacagaatttaattttttatgaatGCCTGTTTTTCAAACTTACCTCACCACACTTTGCACTCACTAACACCAAAACAAACTACGGAATATTATAATATTGTTGAATAAGGAAAAAGTATAAAAGAGAGAAGGGTCTCCAATGTTGAGGGATCTACTCCATGTAATTGGAACCTATATccctttccatccatccatccaaaacATTGGTCACAGATCTACTTTGTTCTTTGTAGCAGGTTGTCTTAAAGGACCTCCTTGCTGTCCTTTGGTCTCTGTCTCCTGCCTTTCATTTACATTAGCAAATACTTCTCAGAACCAATTGAACTCATGATAATGTTGAACCAGGCAATGGAATAAGTCTAAcccctcaccccacccccaccagcaAGAAATTGTCCTCTgagcaggcttccacacagtttccatcaataaaatttcatttgtaagtTTTTGGAGAATCCAAAGCTTTCATAAAAGACAATTGCCTAAACTTCCACCGAGAGGGCTTGAACCTAAAACAAGActgttacaaagcaaacttcttgaccacacaactATGCACAGCATGGAAAacgttttttacttgtttcagtcattagattgtggccatactggggcaccgccttgaagaattttaatcaaacaaattgaccccaggacttatattatatttcaaagcCTGATGCTTGTATCAAGCTCTTTTCgtgaattgctaagttatagggatgtaaatgCACCTACACCAGTTGTTATATGATGGTGGGGGtaacaacaaagacacacacatacccactacactcttggagtggttagtgcTAGGAGAGGCATCCaaccgtaaaaaccatgccaaaccagattggaacctagtgtagctcactagttttcagtcaaaccatccaacacatgccagcaaggaaaacagatactaaatgatgatgatgatattttatgatgggcttctttcagtttccatctaccaaatccactcacaaggctttggttggctccaaggctatagtagaaggcacttgcccaaggtaccatgcagaaagactgaacccagaaccatatggttgagaagcaagctccttaacacACTGCCAAACCTCTATCGAAAACACGCTCAGTGTTCTATAATAGAGTTGGAGAATGTTCAAGATGTTCCAGTAATATTTGCAGATATTAACATTGCTGTTTTCTAGAATGTACCAATGTCTGTCTTTGACAGGGAATTGTCAATATAATGacataagtggtggtggtggtggtgtttttacatttatttatgatGACAAATGTAAAGATTTATACATTCTTTATTACCCATTATGTGTTTAATTCAAAAGCTGCTAAGTTCTTGGAATTCCTTAGCTTTTCAGCTCATTTCTGCACCACATTGCAACCATTCGGTATTGTTAAATTGACCATTAAACTATTTTGTCTTTGGAAAATAATGTCAGGCTTGTTATATGACAGTGCTAATATTCTATAGTATCTTTACATTGTTATTttcaaagacaaagagacacataaGAGTACCATAGAGTTCTTTCTCTAAGAATCGGGAACTGGACAGCCAGGTGCATGCTAAACAGGTTCACTACATAATGCAAAACTATGgcaaattatttcagaaaatactCCACACAGCATTTGTTAAATTGTCAGTTCTAAACTGGCAAGCTTGAAGAATCGTTAATGTGTTGGacaaataccttgcagtatttgttctggttcttcacagtctgagttcaaatcccaccaaggtcaattttgcctttcatttttctggggtcaataaataagGTACCATTCAAGTAGTAGGGTCAATCATATCAACTGACCCCTCCCTCTGAATCATTATTCTTATCAGAACTAAATTATCTTGTACCAGGTCCCCAACAGTGAAATctcatggctaagtggttaggctGTAGGTTGCAGGTTCAATTTTCAGGCTTGAAAatgcattgtgcccttgagcaaggcacttcatttcacattatctCAGTCCATCAGCTAAAATTGAGTCCCAGTTGTAGGGATTAGTTTGTGACAGTCTTGCATCAAAGTCAGAGGTGAGCCTTGTACTCTCAGTGAAAATCCAAAGAATTTCCAACCTCATTGGTCGATAGAATCAAGATAGATTAGTCACCTCCAACATTATCATCCAACAATATTGAACAGACATTGAATtgcgattttgattttgatatgGCAAGACATGCAGATTGAATGAAGATGGTGTGcgaaaactggaaagaaatgagggCAGCATATTTTGATGATTGTGTAATGTTCACATCAGAAGAGGTCAGAAGTGTGCTGGCAGTGGATAGATAAGCCATAGTGAGTTGTAAGAGAGAAGATTGCTCTCAGGTGAGGTGTATGAAGGATGAGAGATGGTTAAAATAAAACGTCAAATGATGTAAGTGTCAGGTGCCTGTAGAAGAGGAAGACTTGTTCCAATGGAGCAGCATTTTTGATGTGGAACCATTGTCTGAATGGAATGCAAATTGCTCTATCAAATTCTCCCAAGGCACATTCTTTATGGCCAAGTTTGCCTGGGAAATTTCAAATCACAATCcaattgaacctgaagccattcTGCTATTTTGTTTTGAATTGCAACATTGCACTGCTTTTGGTGACAAAAGAAAGGCCAAAGAAGAAATGGGAAGAAGGAGTGAAGCAAACTCTGTGAATGTTGGACGTCACAAAAGAGATATCCAAACTGCAGAAGTGTTGGAATGAAGCCACCGAagccatggcagcatggaaaaacCAACATGAAATGATGAAACTCTTTCATTGTGAGATCAGATGATTATTTCAGAAGACACTGAGAGTGCAAAGTGTTGCATGTCTGAAGTCAGAAGAATTATAAAACTAAATAACTTCCACAAGGCAAATATTCTTAGCAGTATTTAAATTATCAACAGTGATTTTAAtagtatttgaaataataataaaggcttctgatcttaactgattgtgTTATCgcgtacatgttttgtcttggtataaaaaaaaaagatgggcaacagcaaatattctgctcaataccactgttttgtttgtcagttgtttgacctcaaccagttgagcaCATCTCTTTGTGGCTGACAATatctgcatctctgatcatgagcagaagtagtgggggagcatcatggccctgtgttgagaggaattctttggggcttgaataatgcactcctggaaacatgggtgtttcattcatcctccttaaataaaccttattcagggaccttttgagcgggatgggctactcgacctgaagaaaactctaactgggccccacctgtaaggtcatgcgctgtttatcttgatattagatcaccatgtcatacacatggttgtgatggatatgttgggcttcatatatttgtaccccagtgttactttgatggcaggcactgctctcccactcaataatCATCATCTGAGATAACAATGatggtctttttcttttgtagatgTTTACCTGAATACAAGTGTGAGTAACAGTCCTGTGAACAGTCAAAGCATCCCACCTTTGTTGCGATAGGCAACTCttgttttgtacttctttgttgTAATACAACTACTTGGACAGGCTGACATCACAGGAACCTACAAATCTACCACTGTCTGTGGCAATGCAGATTTTGCACAGTTCTCCAACATTTCCACTGtcattgttaccatcatcatcatcatcactatgatatATCAAAGATTACTCCAGCTGGCCATCTTCATGGCGATAATTCTTCAGGTACCAGCTGGTAAGTTTATCCTCATTtctcacatttatttttcttgcctATCTGTGTATTAATTAGACATTTCTGCCTATTGACaatgataatcatttcttttGCTGCAGAATTTAACAGAAAACAGTTaatcaatgaacatatatatatatatatatatatatatatgactagtgaccgagaatCTTTGgcgatatgctatgcttgagaaaacccatcaagccaagtgaaatcgttgtgGTTGAtgcttgtgtcacataaaaagcatctttcATACAtttggcctcacagaggcaatgacgaatgaccaagacctttggcattatgccatggtagagaagaagacccatcaattcaaataaaattgGCAGATACTGgggtcacgcaaatggcacccatgctagaagtacgtaaaagcacccattacactcttggagcagttagcattaggaagggcttccagccatagaaaccatgccaaatcagactggagtctggtgcagcctttcaacTTGCCAGcctggtcaagccatccaaccagtgtcagcatggacagtggatgttagatgatgatagatagatagatagagattatAATAAAGTGTTTCCACTGCCCTTTTAGACACTTCATATGGCGCACTAAGTTCCTAGTTTGATCAGTTATCTGTGGAATGGTTTTGCAAATGCAGCAATTTTTAGAATGGTCAGTGGATTGGAAGAATCATCGGGGTATCAAACAAAATGGCATTTGTTCtggtcctttacattctgagatcaaagcCTGCCAgaatcatctttgcttttcacatatctccaaggttgataaaagaaagaaCCAATGAAAGTACTGGGGCCATTGGTCTTAATGAAGTctcttcccttaaaattgctggcccttgtgtctagagtaaGGGCTGTGAAttgtcagaattgttagagaatcagacaaatgccttgtggtatttagctaTAACTctttgttctgatttcaaatcatgccttgattaatttttgtttttttatccttccaggaTCGACTCAatgaagtatcagtcaaatattgTGATTGATTTAATCAGTTAACTCCTTCCTTCTCCCGCACCAAAAAGAATTAAATCTGTCACCTTGGGACTATGTTAGACGTAATCCCTAGAACAGGGATTTATCAAATGTCTACGCTTACTAATGAAGGATTGAATTAGCTTGCTTATCTTTTCAACTCCTTTCATCCGTTTTTTCATAACATGTCAACCAGTTCGTTCCTAGGTTTAAGGGCCAGCAGACATTGCCTCCTGGAACGTCTTGCTGCCTAAACCTGCTTTATAAAGTATCTTCCTAACCGACACCCAAATTTCTTGCAGAATATTCCATTGCCATCACCGCTAATGAGCAGACGAGCAGTTTGACATAGTCATTGCTGAATATGATAAATTACTATTCAATGaatgcatgaaatatattttgttgttgatctgaagttgaaacaataataataataataatattttgtcttcTTGCATTTTGGTTTTCTAGGAAGGAAATGTAAATGGTCAAATGAAGATTGTTCAGACGATTCTGAATGTTGTAGTCACCAATGCAAACAAGCACATCCGGGGACAAATTACAGATGCACTCAGAATCCAATGAATTACGCCTGTATTTACGACTATCACTGTGTTACTCGACTGATCTGTGGCAGCGACCAACGCTGCTGTGCTGGTGAATGGGGTGACTGTATGCACAACTCGCATTGTTGCGACCCTGCTCACAATTGTATTGAAGTCAAAGGCTTCATTTATAAACGTTGCCTTGAAGGAAAGACTATACGAACAGCAACAGTTTCGATTGTAGCCATAAGCCATTGCCTCCTTTTCTCACTTGGATTGTGGTTAATGTCATTTTAAAGCAGAAGAAAACGGATAAAAACGTGCCCCGTCACGTATTTCAAACATTTCAGGGGAGATAACTATTGGCTACTCTGTGATACCATAGTTTTCCAGAGAtttcaatgaagaaatataaaactaaaaacgaaattttctctttatttcaaacTAGAGTTGCTAAGATGTTTCCCGTTTTTATCtggataaatttgaaaaaaaaacagtttagaaAGTTTAATCAAACGACTTTACTGTTGCCTCGTTACTTGATAGACTTAAATTGTAGGGAACCAATACTTAATAATTTGGGGTTTTTGTCGGGGAAAAGGATGTTTCTGATTCACTCTTTTCTTCCTCAAGAAGGCGTCCCTGAGTATTTCTGGATTAGCGAAGTTATCTCCCCTGAAACACAAATTTCGCCAAATAACGCCAAACTCGTGACTGAAATTTTTATTCTCGTCGGTCATCTACATTTATTCTTTCCGATACATTTAATCAGTTGCTAAGAGTAatgtctttctatttcttatttttcatataattcCACGTCAGTACCTAACTTTATACATCTCTTAACTTTCGTTGTTTCCTTAAATGGTAGTGTGTGCCTCCAAAACACACTTGGGCAGAATGGTATCTAAGACCCTGGCTTGCCAGACATCAGAATTCCTTCCTTTTGTCTTGCCAGTATGATCCTGAGAAGAACGGAGTCACATGCCTGGCAGTAGCTTGACCTCAAGGAAACTGGTGATAAGTGCCTTGCCCAGGAACATATATAGCCATTGAGCTGCTCACTACATTCATGCAAAATTAAGACTATAGCAAAAGTTCTCATTGATTAAATGAGATGGtttcttttacacacatgcatataacttccaaaataattctttaaaatgtgttagaagttggggtttttttttctttttcagaatttttaaaCTAAATATGAGGAAATTTTCTTTCCATAGATTGTGTGGTGTGTATTTCTCACTAATTTTCTTACGGTTTCTTCTcgattctttttttcatttataacgTTTATTACTCTTGTTGCGGCTGGTTTAGCTGTGACCTATTGGGATGCTACCATTTAATAAACAATTGAAGACTCAACTTGTAGGAAGTGCAACATTGATTTTCCACATGACTTGCACTTACAGAACTGGATCTTCAATCTGTAGCATCAAAATTATATCAAACTTTCTTCGAAAatctaaattaatattcaaaaacATCTTTCGGGGTGATAATTCAATGTAGATAAACTAATCATTTGGGGTTATTTACTTTTTATCACCAAGTTAAAGGAGTAGCAGTCTTgagcccccccccctttttttaagGGCATGTTTTGACTGCTAGCAGGAAGGCAAGAAGTTATCCTCACAACAGACACCAAGTCCGAATACTTGCCAGAGTAACTCCACTAAATGGTTCTAATGGTGTTTAAACAAGCAGCAGATTAAGTCAACCAAACAAGAATTGGGAGAATCACCTCAACTGGTTGATTCAATTTCATTCATATGGTTTTTGGTTGACAGTTACCTTTCAGAGGGATCGAACTTGAAACTACATAGTTATAAAGGAaccttcttagccacacagctaaGCTGTACTTACTAAGAACCTGACCTGTGAATAACTTTGTTAATAAGCTGTATTTGCTGCTAACAACCATTGAAAGCGAGTGCTCAGGGTTGAATTTAAATTCACAATTGCAGTTTAATAAACTTGTAAATTCAAGGAAAGCTGCATTTATTTCACAATTCAGTTTTCTACGTTGAAACTATACCCCAGgaccataagtaaaaaaaaaaaaaaaaaaNNNNNNNNNNNNNNNNNNNNNNNNNNNNNNNNNNNNNNNNNNNNNNNNNNNNNNNNNNNNNNNNNNNNNNNNNNNNNNNNNNNNNNNNNNNNNNNNNNNNNNNNNNNNNNNNNNNNNNNNNNNNNNNNNNNNNNNNNNNNNNNNNNNNNNNNNNNNNNNNNNNNNNNNNNNNNNNNNNNNNNNNNNNNNNNNNNNNNNNNNNNNNNNNNNNNNNNNNNNNNNNNNNNNNNNNNNNNNNNNNNNNNNNNNNNNNNNNNNNNNNNNNNNNNNNNNNNNNNNNNNNNNNNNNNNNNNNNNNNNNNNNNNNNNNNNNNNNNNNNNNNNNNNNNNNNNNNNNNNNNNNNNNNNNNNNNNNNNNNNNNNNNNNNNNNNNNNNNNNNNNNNNNNNNNNNNNNNNNNNNNNNNNNNNNNNNNNNNNNNNNNNNNNNNNNNNNNNNNNNNNNNNNNNNNNNNNNNNNNNNNNNNNNNNNNNNNNNNNNNNNNNNNNNNNNNNNNNNNNNNNNNNNNNNNNNNNNNNNNNNNNNNNNNNNNNNNNNNNNNNNNNNNNNNNNNNNNNNNNNNNNNNNNNNNNNNNNNNNNNNNNNNNNNNNNNNNNNNNNNNNNNNNNNNNNNNNNNNNNNNNNNNNNNNNNNNNNNNNNNNNNNNNNNNNNNNNNNNNNNNNNNNNNNNNNNNNNNNNNNNNNNNNNNNNNNNNNNNNNNNNNNNNNNNNNNNNNNNNNNNNNNNNNNNNNNNNNNNNNNNNNNNNNNNNNNNNNNNNNNNNNNNNNNNNNNNNNNNNNNNNNNNNNNNNNNNNNNNNNNNNNNNNNNNNNNNNNNNNNNNNNNNNNNNNNNNNNNNNNNNNNNNNNNNNNNNNNNNNNNNNNNNNNNNNNNNNNNNNNNNNNNNNNNNNNNNNNNNNNNNNNNNNNNNNNNNNNNNNNNNNNNNNNNNNNNNNNNNNNNNNNNNNNNNNNNNNNNNNNNNNNNNNNNNNNNNNNNNNNNNNNNNNNNNNNNNNNNNNNNNNNNNNNNNNNNNNNNNNNNNNNNNNNNNNNNNNNNNNNNNNNNNNNNNNNNNNNNNNNNNNNNNNNNNNNNNNNNNNNNNNNNNNNNNNNNNNNNNNNNNNNNNNNNNNNNNNNNNNNNNNNNNNNNNNNNNNNNNNNNNNNNNNNNNNNNNNNNNNNNNNNNNNNNNNNNNNNNNNNNNNNNNNNNNNNNNNNNNNNNNNNNNNNNNNNNNNNNNNNNNNNNNNNNNNNNNNNNNNNNNNNNNNNNNNNNNNNNNNNNNNNNNNNNNNNNNNNNNNNNNNNNNNNNNNNNNNNNNNNNNNNNNNNNNNNNNNNNNNNNNNNNNNNNNNNNNNNNNNNNNNNNNNNNNNNNNNNNNNNNNNNNNNNNNNNNNNNNNNNNNNNNNNNNNNNNNNNNNNNNNNNNNNNNNNNNNNNNNNNNNNNNNNNNNNNNNNNNNNNNNNNNNNNNNNNNNNNNNNNNNNNNNNNNNNNNNNNNNNNNNNNNNNNNNNNNNNNNNNNNNNNNNNNNNNNNNNNNNNNNNNNNNNNNNNNNNNNNNNNNNNNNNNNNNNNNNNNNNNNNNNNNNNNNNNNNNNNNNNNNNNNNNNNNNNNNNNNNNNNNNNNNNNNGAAGTGGCCCTTAAAAGGGccgtttgtgtttttttctttcttcaaaaaggAAGTTAAGCTCGTTCGCCACGGATACGCCTGGCCAACTGGATGTCCTTCGGCATGATGGTCACTCTCTTGGCGTGGATCGCGCACAAGTTGGTGTCTTCAAAGAGACCAACGAGGTAAGCTTCGCTAGCTTCTTGGAGGGCCATTACAGCTGAACTCTGGAAGCGAAGATCGGTCTTGAAATCCTGAGCAATTTCACGGACCAAACGCTGGAAGGGAAGTTTGCGGATCAGTAATTCGGTAGACTTCTGGTATCTACGGATCTCACGAAGAGCAACAGTTCCAGGCCTGTATCTATGAGGCTTCTTCACACCACCGGTAGCTGGGGCGCTCTTTCGGGCAGCCTTGGTTGCCAGTTGCTTCCTGGGAGCTTTTCCTCCGGTAGATTTACGAGCGGTCTGCTTAGTACGAGCCATAGTACGTAGTCAACTTGCTGAATGTTGACGACACGCAAACAGACCAGCCTTATATACACCAGCACACTCCCCCTGGTTGGTAAATTGTATTTTGCGCCTCTATTCTGATTGGCTGTTAAACGACGTGATTTCATTGGCTCTTAACAAACCATTTTCTGCCTTCTGATTAGTTGATTTTAGCTTGCGTTCTGGAGCCACTTTTTAGCAATTTTATCGCGATTTTCGTTTTACTTCTTTAAATTAAGAAATTGACTTTAATTATGTGGGAACGTGTCTCGTTACAGCATAGCTTTAAAGTA
Proteins encoded:
- the LOC106879474 gene encoding histone H3 gives rise to the protein MARTKQTARKSTGGKAPRKQLATKAARKSAPATGGVKKPHRYRPGTVALREIRRYQKSTELLIRKLPFQRLVREIAQDFKTDLRFQSSAVMALQEASEAYLVGLFEDTNLCAIHAKRVTIMPKDIQLARRIRGERA